From Spiroplasma monobiae MQ-1, a single genomic window includes:
- a CDS encoding dual specificity protein phosphatase family protein, whose amino-acid sequence MSKKIAANLYLGDRYSAPTDSDLIISCAKEIFFELNAPEGENKVISEDKKTIYYDFEDYPFIDDMDEDLILDAIKQIENNIEDKKIYVHCVWGINRSASIVFMYMVRNKRIIAPTYETAQQQFLEIYPNHSPNPGWAKFLKLNFPYDF is encoded by the coding sequence ATGAGTAAAAAAATTGCTGCAAATTTATATTTAGGAGATAGATATTCAGCTCCAACTGATTCAGATTTGATAATAAGTTGTGCAAAAGAAATCTTTTTTGAATTAAATGCTCCAGAAGGGGAAAACAAAGTTATTTCAGAAGATAAAAAAACTATTTATTATGACTTTGAAGATTATCCGTTTATTGACGATATGGATGAAGATTTAATACTTGATGCAATTAAACAAATAGAAAACAACATTGAAGATAAAAAAATATATGTTCACTGTGTTTGAGGTATTAACAGAAGTGCAAGTATTGTCTTTATGTATATGGTAAGAAACAAAAGAATAATTGCACCGACTTATGAAACAGCTCAACAACAGTTTTTAGAAATATATCCAAATCACTCACCAAATCCTGGATGAGCTAAATTCTTGAAGTTAAACTTTCCTTATGATTTTTAA
- a CDS encoding GmrSD restriction endonuclease domain-containing protein, whose product MKIDNNIRTIKIKDLFEGYKKLSEIDDDEEVLAWKGNLIVRPAYQREFIYDMEKQQKVIESVIQEFPLNTIFLVNVESNNEKYEVLDGQQRILSICQFLADVNSFNLEGIFNGSKMNATNLKQSLPTTYNKIMNYELDIRICLGNNEEKLKWFKVINTAGEKLNEQELRNAAYTGTWLTEAKKYFGLSKNGCRALIEPMRNDCKIVELDDTKAGRQKVLELALEWKSSFDYIINKEICDIESYMNKYRNESNANDLIDHWNKVVSWVLDIFGYKNSSYLFAKELKSVNKKWGDIYNISYNKKFNFIDIQTKVEELMEDEEIIKKPGIFPYVLTNDEKYLSFRAFDKTMKRKKFLEQKGICPGFKGRKCEKVFQFEKMEGDHIVPWSKGGKTVYENLQMLCVDCNRFKTNK is encoded by the coding sequence ATGAAAATAGATAATAATATAAGAACAATCAAAATAAAGGATTTGTTTGAGGGTTATAAAAAATTAAGTGAAATAGATGATGATGAAGAGGTTTTGGCTTGAAAAGGTAATTTAATAGTAAGGCCGGCTTATCAAAGGGAATTTATTTATGATATGGAAAAACAACAAAAAGTTATTGAGAGCGTAATCCAAGAATTCCCTTTAAATACTATTTTTTTAGTAAATGTAGAATCTAATAATGAAAAGTATGAAGTATTAGATGGTCAGCAAAGAATATTAAGTATTTGTCAATTTTTAGCTGATGTTAATTCTTTTAATTTAGAAGGAATTTTTAATGGTTCGAAAATGAATGCTACTAATTTAAAACAATCTTTACCCACAACATATAATAAAATTATGAATTATGAACTTGATATTAGAATTTGTCTGGGAAATAATGAAGAAAAATTAAAATGATTTAAAGTTATAAATACAGCTGGAGAAAAATTAAATGAGCAAGAATTGAGAAATGCAGCTTATACAGGAACTTGGCTTACTGAGGCTAAAAAATATTTTGGATTAAGCAAAAACGGTTGTCGTGCATTGATTGAACCCATGAGAAATGATTGCAAGATTGTTGAACTTGATGATACAAAGGCGGGAAGACAAAAAGTTTTAGAATTAGCATTGGAATGAAAAAGTAGTTTTGATTATATTATAAATAAAGAAATTTGCGATATTGAATCTTATATGAACAAATATAGAAATGAAAGTAATGCAAATGATTTGATTGATCATTGAAATAAGGTTGTCAGTTGAGTTTTAGATATTTTTGGATATAAAAATTCAAGCTACTTATTTGCAAAGGAATTAAAATCTGTAAATAAAAAATGAGGAGATATTTATAATATTTCATATAATAAAAAATTTAATTTTATTGATATACAAACAAAAGTTGAAGAATTAATGGAGGATGAAGAAATTATAAAAAAACCTGGTATTTTTCCATACGTTTTAACAAATGATGAAAAATATTTAAGTTTTAGAGCTTTTGATAAAACAATGAAAAGAAAAAAATTTCTTGAGCAAAAAGGAATTTGTCCAGGATTTAAAGGTCGAAAATGCGAGAAAGTCTTTCAATTTGAAAAAATGGAAGGAGATCATATTGTTCCTTGAAGCAAGGGTGGAAAAACAGTTTATGAAAACTTACAAATGTTATGTGTAGATTGCAACAGATTTAAAACAAATAAATAA
- a CDS encoding aldo/keto reductase yields MNKVLEKNLKLNNGLTIPQIGLGTYKLTDENETLNSIKAALESGYRHIDTATVYNNHKVVARALKESNVKREEVFITSKIWNSHHSYLLAKQAIDEILEELELDYIDLLLIHWPTENRLECWKALEEAVEQGKVKSIGVSNFQAHHLKELLEICKIKPVINQFELHPALQNLEVVNMCKQNDILVESWGTMIRGKCFEIDQIKQLAKKYKKSEAQICLRWAFQLDYVIIPKSSKPSRVIENIQIEDFELTNEDMQLLSTIEEYRDGPDPDNFDF; encoded by the coding sequence ATGAATAAAGTATTAGAAAAAAATTTAAAATTAAATAATGGATTAACAATCCCTCAAATAGGTTTAGGAACCTATAAATTAACAGATGAGAATGAAACTTTAAATTCTATAAAAGCAGCTCTTGAAAGTGGTTATAGACACATTGACACAGCAACTGTTTATAATAATCACAAAGTAGTTGCAAGAGCTTTAAAAGAAAGTAATGTAAAAAGAGAAGAGGTTTTTATTACTTCTAAAATATGAAACTCTCATCATTCTTATCTTCTTGCAAAACAAGCGATTGATGAAATTTTAGAAGAACTTGAGTTAGATTATATTGATTTACTTTTAATACATTGACCAACAGAAAATAGACTTGAATGTTGAAAAGCATTAGAAGAAGCTGTTGAACAAGGTAAAGTAAAATCAATTGGAGTAAGTAATTTTCAAGCACATCACTTAAAAGAACTTTTAGAAATTTGTAAAATAAAACCAGTTATTAATCAATTTGAATTACACCCAGCTTTACAAAACTTAGAAGTTGTAAATATGTGTAAACAAAATGATATACTTGTTGAATCATGAGGAACAATGATTAGAGGAAAATGTTTTGAAATTGATCAAATAAAGCAATTGGCTAAAAAATACAAAAAAAGTGAAGCTCAAATTTGTTTAAGATGAGCATTTCAATTAGATTATGTAATAATTCCTAAATCTTCAAAACCTTCAAGAGTAATTGAAAATATTCAAATAGAAGACTTTGAATTAACAAACGAAGATATGCAATTGCTTTCAACAATTGAAGAATACAGAGATGGTCCAGATCCAGATAACTTCGATTTTTAA
- a CDS encoding DUF2130 domain-containing protein, producing MEKLIINCPECKKDIDLLMLGNRDTESVIKYKEHLKKEIEKGIEQKLTSNLKKEFELRMDSEKKQIELNKQSEISELNNIIVKLKSDIANSDLINNQKLESLKNQLESNNKLLLNKLELELKSKYESVISTKEAEITDLKVANATNRILNNKTKGENWENEVELELRKLASATGDEVSKITRTGTKADFLQIVKEKEKELGKIVFECKNGDWKDTWEPKLTEDMAKEGANYAILVATSTSEKFKVPFLVSNKNKNILIANPESFVFVCSMIRKLIIIELGIRYKSEKNDISDKFNNWKLNSLENFKGIIQKSVELIESDERTIINKVENIKKNREKLWRNWQKIMLDFLEGFNF from the coding sequence ATGGAAAAACTAATTATTAATTGTCCTGAATGTAAAAAAGATATAGACCTTTTAATGTTGGGCAATAGAGACACAGAGAGTGTTATTAAATACAAAGAACATTTAAAAAAAGAAATAGAAAAAGGTATTGAACAAAAATTAACTTCAAATCTTAAAAAAGAATTTGAATTGAGAATGGATTCTGAAAAGAAACAAATAGAATTAAATAAACAAAGTGAAATTTCAGAATTAAATAATATTATTGTTAAATTAAAAAGTGATATTGCAAATAGCGATTTAATTAACAATCAAAAGTTGGAATCTCTTAAAAATCAATTAGAAAGTAATAACAAATTACTTTTAAATAAATTAGAATTAGAACTTAAGAGTAAATATGAATCCGTTATTTCAACAAAGGAAGCTGAAATAACAGACCTAAAAGTAGCCAATGCTACAAACAGAATTTTAAACAATAAAACAAAAGGTGAAAACTGAGAAAATGAAGTTGAATTAGAACTTAGAAAATTGGCATCTGCAACCGGTGATGAAGTTAGCAAAATTACAAGAACAGGAACTAAAGCAGACTTCTTACAAATAGTAAAAGAAAAAGAAAAAGAATTAGGAAAAATTGTTTTTGAATGTAAAAATGGTGATTGAAAAGATACATGAGAACCAAAATTGACAGAAGACATGGCAAAAGAAGGTGCTAATTATGCAATTCTTGTAGCAACAAGTACTAGTGAAAAATTTAAAGTTCCCTTTTTGGTATCGAATAAAAATAAAAATATTTTAATAGCTAATCCCGAAAGTTTTGTTTTTGTTTGTTCTATGATTAGAAAATTGATTATAATTGAATTAGGGATAAGATATAAGAGTGAAAAAAATGATATTTCTGATAAATTTAACAATTGAAAATTAAATTCTTTAGAAAATTTTAAAGGAATTATTCAAAAAAGTGTAGAATTAATAGAATCGGATGAAAGAACAATTATAAACAAGGTAGAAAATATTAAAAAAAATAGAGAAAAGTTATGAAGAAATTGGCAAAAAATAATGTTGGATTTCTTAGAGGGGTTTAATTTTTAA
- a CDS encoding DpnII family type II restriction endonuclease, translated as MIKNFELFFKNLKPTIMDVEDYVDYKKVVSNVNKRYEELEILNTVLNDPEPTKRLELIFKQNPSIKTLIPNLIAIRKSIIQTINEEIKISENTSIDEVIRIIDRSGIIRFFQENKVKSIIDYLIGLEVGMDTNARKNRVGSLMEAKCKEILDKKNVKFHTQVRLKNLAKVFSEDVFKEFLEVFDDKVADKILDFAIEFEGFYYLMEVNFYGSSGSKLNETCKSYIYLSEKINKFKNVKFIWITDGLGWKNTKNQIKEAYERIDFLFNLKEFEKNDFKKLIGGN; from the coding sequence ATGATAAAAAACTTTGAATTATTTTTTAAAAATCTAAAACCAACTATAATGGATGTCGAAGATTATGTTGATTATAAAAAAGTTGTATCAAATGTAAATAAGAGGTATGAAGAATTAGAGATTTTAAATACCGTTTTAAATGATCCTGAACCAACTAAAAGATTGGAATTAATTTTTAAACAAAATCCATCAATAAAAACGTTAATACCTAATTTAATAGCTATAAGAAAAAGTATTATACAAACAATTAATGAGGAAATAAAAATTTCTGAAAATACTTCAATAGATGAAGTTATAAGAATTATTGATAGAAGTGGAATAATTAGATTTTTTCAAGAAAATAAAGTAAAAAGTATAATTGATTATCTTATTGGTTTGGAAGTGGGCATGGATACAAATGCTAGAAAAAATAGAGTAGGTTCCTTGATGGAGGCAAAATGTAAAGAAATCCTTGATAAAAAAAATGTTAAATTTCACACACAAGTAAGATTGAAAAATCTTGCTAAAGTTTTTTCTGAAGATGTCTTTAAAGAATTTTTAGAAGTTTTCGATGATAAAGTAGCCGATAAAATTCTTGACTTTGCAATAGAATTTGAAGGTTTTTATTACCTTATGGAGGTAAATTTCTACGGTTCAAGTGGAAGTAAATTAAATGAGACATGCAAGTCTTATATATACCTTAGTGAAAAAATTAACAAGTTTAAAAATGTAAAATTTATTTGAATAACTGACGGTCTAGGGTGAAAAAATACAAAAAATCAAATTAAAGAAGCTTATGAAAGAATTGATTTTTTATTTAATTTAAAAGAGTTTGAAAAAAATGATTTTAAAAAACTAATTGGAGGTAATTAA
- a CDS encoding adenine-specific methyltransferase EcoRI family protein codes for MKQNLANAKKIKNDEFYTTYETIESEMSYYWDNFKGKTILCNCDDPELFKDFFGSKTWKKMLDEAVLKNDSKLLSTANQYFKNKNPNDFEQKSSQFWLYFHKMFSSLGLKELIATHYNNENKVTYGMRYKGGNDLDIYDFEPIWFKTSNGDFRSEECIKLLKESDIVITNPPFSLFREFVSQIIENKKKFLIIGNMNAISYKEIFKLIKNNELWLGVTQPKKHKVPFDTLFDDKKMIRTANGDILQKFGNHNWFTNLDFKKRYEKYPLNYLYENESEIYRKYCNYDAINVDKIKQIPVDYFEPMGVPISFLLKWNPDQFDIIGLGRNPWISTTPNELGKQEDVWYEDENGKKVFPYMRMIIKRRK; via the coding sequence ATGAAACAAAATTTGGCAAATGCAAAAAAAATAAAAAATGATGAATTTTACACTACTTATGAAACAATTGAATCGGAAATGTCTTATTATTGGGATAACTTTAAGGGAAAAACAATTTTATGTAATTGTGATGATCCTGAACTATTTAAGGATTTTTTTGGATCAAAAACATGAAAAAAAATGTTAGATGAAGCTGTATTGAAGAATGATTCAAAATTATTGTCTACTGCAAATCAATATTTTAAAAATAAAAATCCAAATGATTTTGAACAAAAATCAAGTCAATTTTGATTGTATTTTCATAAAATGTTTTCTTCCTTAGGTCTTAAAGAATTAATAGCAACACATTATAATAATGAAAATAAAGTCACATATGGCATGAGATACAAAGGTGGAAATGATTTAGATATTTATGATTTTGAACCTATTTGATTTAAAACTTCTAATGGGGATTTTAGAAGTGAAGAATGTATAAAGCTTTTAAAAGAATCAGATATAGTAATAACTAATCCGCCATTTAGTTTATTTAGAGAGTTCGTGTCTCAAATAATTGAAAATAAGAAGAAGTTTTTAATAATTGGTAATATGAATGCAATTTCCTATAAAGAAATATTTAAATTAATTAAAAATAATGAATTATGATTAGGCGTAACGCAACCAAAAAAACATAAAGTACCTTTCGATACTTTATTTGATGATAAGAAAATGATTAGAACAGCAAACGGGGATATTTTACAAAAATTTGGAAATCATAATTGATTTACAAATTTAGATTTTAAAAAAAGATATGAAAAATATCCTTTAAATTATCTTTATGAGAATGAAAGTGAAATATATCGCAAATATTGTAATTATGATGCAATAAATGTTGATAAGATTAAACAAATTCCGGTTGATTATTTTGAACCAATGGGGGTTCCTATTTCGTTTTTATTAAAGTGAAATCCAGATCAATTTGATATTATTGGTCTTGGAAGAAATCCCTGAATTTCTACAACTCCAAATGAATTAGGAAAACAAGAGGATGTTTGATATGAGGATGAAAATGGAAAAAAAGTTTTCCCTTATATGAGAATGATAATTAAAAGGAGAAAATAA
- a CDS encoding NAD(P)H-dependent oxidoreductase, protein MKTVIVIANPKQKSFNHAIADSVIEGLKKANKQYEVWDLNEMKFNPVISEKEFQAFGYAEYDPNLEHFTEVLKNECDQIVIIYPIIFFEMPAILKGFFDRVFIGTLIKEGNNPVDWKPSINIEKTFIIETSLGDMWEVVTNQTKKHNDAITAQVMRKIGLYNPIIQTYKGLATSTLEERQAFLKNLELQFSKFDV, encoded by the coding sequence ATGAAAACAGTTATTGTAATAGCGAATCCAAAACAAAAAAGTTTTAACCATGCAATTGCAGATTCTGTAATTGAAGGATTAAAGAAAGCAAATAAGCAATATGAAGTATGGGATTTAAATGAAATGAAATTTAATCCTGTTATTTCAGAAAAAGAGTTTCAAGCTTTTGGTTATGCTGAATATGATCCGAACTTAGAACACTTCACTGAAGTATTAAAAAACGAATGTGATCAAATAGTTATTATTTATCCAATAATCTTCTTTGAAATGCCAGCAATCCTAAAAGGATTCTTTGATAGAGTATTTATTGGGACATTGATTAAAGAGGGTAACAATCCAGTTGATTGAAAACCATCAATAAATATTGAAAAAACATTTATTATTGAAACATCTCTTGGAGATATGTGAGAAGTAGTAACAAACCAAACAAAAAAACACAATGATGCAATTACAGCACAAGTTATGAGAAAAATAGGTTTGTATAATCCAATCATTCAAACTTATAAAGGTCTTGCAACCTCAACTTTAGAAGAACGTCAAGCATTCTTGAAAAATTTAGAATTACAGTTTTCTAAATTTGATGTTTAA
- a CDS encoding alpha/beta hydrolase, with product MFCAVVFVPYLFKYPRKGKYKGFEFNSYEHLEYDLKEKDIKNFNIKKEQIKEFNIGVLKEQISSLMVRNKDSKKWVIGLHGFKRNKYMGLRQIYHFYDQGYNLLTFDGFAHGSTYGKYSDFGLTNSKVLNDVIKWVKESFEVEEIGVIGTSMGATTALYFAKKYYQENKVDWLIADCPFSQAVPQIRFFLQKYMVLPWWFMSLGINYNFRRYAKASIGQVDLLDGQEKIDDLKVLFIHGKKDDFIMYHNTVVLHHLKHVSETIKNSEIKLYDNASHSSSMHKNMDDYIQTTISFAQK from the coding sequence ATGTTTTGTGCAGTTGTATTTGTGCCCTACTTATTTAAATATCCCAGAAAAGGTAAATATAAGGGTTTTGAATTTAATAGTTATGAACATTTAGAATATGATTTGAAAGAAAAGGATATTAAAAACTTTAATATTAAAAAAGAACAAATAAAAGAATTTAATATTGGAGTTTTAAAAGAACAAATAAGTTCTTTAATGGTTCGAAATAAGGATAGTAAAAAATGAGTAATTGGATTGCATGGTTTTAAAAGAAATAAATACATGGGTTTAAGACAAATCTATCATTTTTATGATCAAGGATACAACTTACTTACATTCGATGGTTTTGCACATGGTTCAACTTATGGAAAGTATTCAGATTTTGGTCTTACAAATTCTAAAGTATTAAATGATGTTATTAAGTGAGTAAAAGAATCTTTTGAAGTTGAAGAAATTGGAGTGATTGGAACAAGTATGGGTGCAACAACTGCTCTATACTTTGCAAAAAAATATTACCAAGAAAATAAAGTTGATTGATTAATTGCAGATTGCCCATTTTCTCAAGCTGTTCCACAAATCAGATTTTTCTTACAAAAATATATGGTATTGCCTTGATGATTTATGTCATTAGGAATTAACTATAACTTTAGAAGATATGCAAAAGCAAGTATTGGTCAAGTTGATCTACTTGATGGTCAAGAAAAAATAGATGATTTAAAAGTATTGTTTATTCATGGTAAAAAAGATGATTTTATAATGTATCACAATACAGTTGTGTTACATCACTTAAAACATGTTTCAGAAACAATTAAAAACAGTGAAATCAAATTATATGATAATGCATCTCATTCAAGCAGTATGCACAAAAACATGGATGACTATATACAAACAACTATTAGCTTTGCTCAAAAATAA
- a CDS encoding S1 RNA-binding domain-containing protein, which yields MGKIVSITITKLVDFGAFCDAEIDGKIYKGLIHISEIADAYVTNVADYVTVGQQMDGYVISIDDSKDQAKLSLKRVSK from the coding sequence ATGGGAAAAATTGTAAGTATTACTATTACTAAATTAGTTGATTTTGGTGCATTCTGTGATGCTGAAATTGATGGAAAAATCTACAAAGGTTTAATCCACATTTCAGAAATCGCTGATGCATATGTAACAAATGTTGCTGACTACGTTACTGTAGGACAACAAATGGATGGATACGTTATCTCAATCGATGACAGTAAAGATCAAGCTAAATTATCATTAAAAAGAGTATCAAAATAA
- a CDS encoding DEAD/DEAH box helicase: MNDKIILNDIVEKIFTKIENNILCFFGLINSTREKIYNYELDIVIFVMRSELFLSNATNNRDEETFEKINKIIFYITKYKYIFEEVNISEELEQEILIRTRNFPYLIENSKINDYELSEYESLKYDNKFFLTKKQIEVFELIDKKNKLVISAPTSFGKSFLIKYSVLKRNWNNCVIILPTNALVSEYCDWFMDNQKKLFSVITNINQDLKKRNLIIMTQEKFWSFFNKEENSGINYDWVIFDEFYSLDLINIRNQILFSILLYLKNFKDIKMTFLSPNSKNLKEGILSFLDGIFFEETFEEYVEQNLVSRDMIYLVNKENVKDKYIATQILNKNDKFSFIDEFPPSLLGKDNLQIMIEIIKKINKAEKNETFLIYPPFTSFTTYCDALLEMSKEIGYEKPEEIKFLIEYLKEYYGDHYSVIKMLERGIAVHFGEIDEFTREIIESQFRKKNIKYLICSPTLMKGVNLNTNYLFITNNRFPDKNIDPKNLVGRIGRYDQSPHGFGFYINSSKETTVKNSIAKKFQENLVIVNKNPKNQTKIDEFIKKINNDKNIKLDKKLISNNNSKSDKTLKSDYFIEGNINKKILFSDTISLEIKQTLQSIFIKENENKLDFLYCKKLLSNLMIIYYFLKEKWKGNTIEKIALIFSWYLKGLTVKNMVLNMAKYYEKFNRETLEERKYRFTGKFITKTNEGDIFSSKNEKHMNILTGETLKIIKSDIEYNLKNSMLHFMDCKFDENEKNDIYDKVEILTNNDLIRWLVKNGFYKNIAITLSKEKFKKIFYKNEIFLNENEIINNFKNYNFEEKDKFIKLNVERVIKRWESVL; encoded by the coding sequence ATGAATGACAAAATAATTTTAAATGATATTGTAGAAAAAATATTTACAAAAATTGAAAATAATATTCTTTGTTTCTTTGGTTTGATTAATTCGACAAGAGAAAAAATATACAATTATGAACTTGATATTGTTATTTTTGTAATGAGGAGTGAGCTTTTTTTAAGTAATGCCACCAACAATAGAGATGAAGAAACTTTTGAAAAAATTAATAAAATCATTTTTTATATTACAAAATATAAATATATTTTTGAAGAAGTCAATATTTCTGAAGAATTAGAACAAGAGATTTTAATTAGAACAAGAAATTTTCCATATCTTATAGAGAATTCTAAAATTAATGACTATGAACTTTCTGAATATGAGAGTTTAAAATATGACAATAAATTCTTTTTAACAAAAAAACAGATAGAAGTTTTTGAACTTATTGATAAGAAAAATAAACTTGTAATTTCTGCACCGACTTCTTTTGGAAAAAGTTTTTTAATTAAATATTCTGTTTTAAAAAGAAATTGAAATAATTGTGTCATAATATTACCTACAAACGCACTTGTTAGTGAGTATTGTGATTGATTTATGGATAATCAAAAGAAATTATTCTCAGTAATTACTAATATAAATCAAGACCTTAAGAAAAGAAATCTTATTATAATGACTCAAGAAAAATTCTGATCATTTTTTAATAAGGAAGAAAACTCAGGAATAAATTATGATTGAGTAATATTTGATGAGTTTTATTCTCTTGATTTAATAAATATTAGGAATCAAATTTTATTTTCTATTCTATTATATTTAAAAAATTTTAAAGATATTAAAATGACTTTTTTATCTCCAAACTCTAAAAATTTAAAAGAGGGAATATTAAGTTTTTTAGATGGTATATTTTTTGAAGAAACATTTGAAGAATATGTAGAGCAAAATTTAGTTAGCAGAGATATGATATATTTAGTAAATAAAGAAAATGTTAAAGATAAATATATTGCAACTCAAATTTTAAATAAAAATGATAAGTTTTCCTTCATTGATGAATTTCCTCCAAGTCTTCTTGGCAAAGATAATCTTCAAATTATGATTGAAATAATAAAGAAAATTAATAAAGCAGAAAAGAATGAAACTTTTTTGATTTATCCCCCTTTTACATCTTTTACAACATATTGTGATGCTTTATTGGAAATGTCTAAAGAAATAGGTTATGAAAAACCAGAAGAAATTAAGTTTTTAATTGAGTATTTAAAAGAATATTATGGAGATCACTATTCTGTAATTAAAATGTTGGAAAGAGGAATAGCTGTTCATTTTGGAGAAATAGATGAATTTACAAGAGAAATTATAGAAAGTCAATTTAGAAAGAAAAACATAAAATATTTAATTTGTTCACCCACCTTAATGAAAGGTGTTAATTTAAATACAAACTATTTATTTATTACTAATAATCGTTTCCCTGATAAAAATATAGACCCTAAAAACTTAGTTGGAAGAATAGGTAGATACGATCAATCACCTCATGGATTTGGATTTTATATAAACTCAAGCAAGGAAACCACTGTAAAAAATAGTATTGCAAAAAAATTCCAAGAAAATTTAGTCATTGTAAATAAAAATCCGAAAAATCAAACTAAGATAGATGAATTTATAAAAAAAATAAATAATGATAAAAATATTAAATTAGATAAAAAACTTATCAGTAATAACAATTCAAAATCTGATAAAACTCTAAAATCTGATTATTTTATTGAAGGTAATATAAATAAAAAAATTCTGTTTTCTGATACAATTTCTTTAGAAATAAAACAGACTTTACAATCTATTTTTATTAAAGAAAATGAGAATAAGCTAGATTTTTTGTATTGCAAAAAACTATTAAGCAATTTAATGATAATTTATTATTTTTTAAAAGAAAAATGAAAAGGTAATACAATAGAAAAAATTGCATTGATTTTTTCTTGATATTTAAAAGGTTTAACTGTTAAGAACATGGTTTTAAATATGGCTAAATATTATGAAAAATTTAATAGAGAAACTTTAGAAGAAAGAAAATATAGATTCACAGGTAAGTTCATTACAAAAACTAATGAAGGAGATATTTTTAGTTCTAAAAATGAGAAGCATATGAATATATTAACTGGAGAAACATTGAAAATTATTAAAAGTGATATTGAATATAATTTGAAAAACTCAATGCTTCATTTCATGGATTGCAAGTTTGATGAAAATGAAAAAAACGATATTTATGATAAGGTTGAGATATTAACAAATAACGACTTAATTCGTTGACTAGTTAAAAATGGTTTTTATAAAAATATTGCCATAACTTTATCTAAAGAAAAGTTCAAAAAAATTTTTTACAAAAATGAAATTTTTTTGAATGAAAATGAAATAATTAATAACTTTAAAAATTATAATTTTGAAGAAAAAGATAAATTCATAAAACTTAATGTTGAAAGGGTGATTAAGAGATGAGAATCTGTATTATAA
- a CDS encoding DNA adenine methylase, with protein sequence MAKPILKWAGGKTQLIKVINNEFPKGYNKYFELFLGGGALVLYNENENALINDIDEEIINLYKCVRENYAKIIDNIELFRIEYNKNPKAFYYKLREYSDEDFSKDIFLNAARTLFLNKTCFNGLYRKNANNKFNVPWNKSEIAPQIYDIENIKKVSEYLNKIEITNESFEYFKNKIKKDDLVYLDPPYDKINKNTFESYNKDSFGKEGQIALRDFCNYIDGVGAYFIVSNHDTDFIKEIYKEYNIKIVKASRMINSKSENRGKINEVLIKNF encoded by the coding sequence ATGGCTAAACCTATATTAAAGTGGGCGGGCGGTAAAACGCAATTAATCAAAGTTATTAATAATGAATTTCCTAAGGGATATAATAAATATTTTGAGCTCTTTTTAGGTGGGGGTGCATTGGTTTTATACAATGAAAATGAAAATGCATTAATTAATGACATTGATGAGGAAATTATTAATTTATATAAATGTGTTAGAGAAAATTATGCAAAAATTATTGATAATATTGAGTTGTTCAGAATTGAGTATAATAAAAATCCAAAAGCTTTTTATTATAAATTGAGAGAATACTCAGATGAAGATTTTTCTAAAGATATTTTCTTGAATGCTGCTAGAACTTTGTTTTTAAATAAAACCTGTTTTAATGGTCTTTACAGAAAAAATGCTAATAATAAGTTTAATGTTCCTTGAAACAAATCTGAAATTGCACCACAAATTTATGACATTGAAAATATAAAAAAAGTTTCTGAATATTTAAATAAAATAGAAATAACAAATGAATCTTTTGAATATTTTAAAAATAAAATTAAAAAAGATGATTTAGTTTATTTGGACCCTCCATATGACAAAATAAATAAAAATACTTTTGAAAGTTATAATAAGGATTCTTTTGGAAAAGAAGGGCAAATTGCTTTAAGGGATTTTTGCAATTATATAGATGGTGTTGGGGCTTACTTTATAGTTTCCAATCACGACACCGACTTCATAAAAGAAATATATAAAGAATATAATATTAAAATAGTAAAGGCGTCAAGAATGATTAATTCAAAAAGTGAAAATAGAGGTAAAATAAATGAGGTTTTAATTAAAAATTTTTAA